GCCCACGTGGGTGGTGGTTTCCTCGACCAGCGGCAAACCGGGGCCCATGATAGCGCCCGGGAACAACAGCGAGGGGCGGGCCGGACTATTTTAGGCCTCCGGGCCGGCGCCGGGCGCGCTGGTGGTTTCTATGCGCTTCATACGCAATGGAAGGGGTGGCAGCAAAACCAATTCTCCCTGTCCAAACGGGCAAAAAGAACCGGCGAAACCCTGACCGGAAATTCCAAGCGTTGGGGAAGCTACTGGCCCGGGGGCCCTAAAAATCGCCTCCTTCCTTGCGGAAATTGGCCAGTACCAGCTTGTCCATCAGGCCGGGGAGCCACTTGTTCAGAAAAACCGTGAGCTTGCCCTGGCCCGTGAGCACGAGGGTGCGGCGGCGCTGCGCCACGGCGCGCAGCACGTGGGCGGCCACTTCCTCGCTGCTCATCATCTGGCCTTCGTCGCGGGGGGTGTCGTGCTGGGGCTCGCCGTTGGCCACCAGCGCCGCGTGGCGGATGTTGGAGGCCGTGAAGCCCGGCGCGGCCGTGAGCACGTTCACACCCGCGGGCAGCAGCTCGGTACGCAAGGCTTCGAGGAAGCCGTTCATGGCAAACTTGGAGGCCGAATAGCCCGTGCGCCCCGGCAGCCCCCGAAAGCCCGCGATGCTGCTGATGCCCACCACCGTGCCTTTGCGGGCCAGCAGGTGCGGCAAGGCGGCCTTGGTGGTGTACACGGTGCCAAAAAAGTTGGTTTGCATGAGCTGCTCCAGCACCTTCACATCCACGTCGGCAAACTTGGCGCGCATGCTCAGGCCGGCGTTGTTGATGAGCACGTCGAGGCCCCCGAAGCGGGCCACGGTGTCGGCCACGGCGCGGGCAGCGGCGGCGGCATCGCCCACGTCGGCCTGCACGGCGAGGTGGGCGATGCCGGCGGCGGCCAGGGCCCCGGCAGTGTCGGCGAGGCGGGCCGCGTCGCGGCCGGTAACGGCCACGGCGTAGCCCGCACGGCCAAAGGCCAGGGCGCAGGCCCGGCCGATGCCGGACGTGCCCCCGGTGATGAGCACAGTTTTTTGGGACATAACAAACGCTGAAAACGAAAGCCCAAAACTACGGCTGCGCGCCCGCGCCGGGCGGGGCCCAGCCCCCACGGGCAGGAAAACCAGCGACAAAAAATGCCCATTGGCCGACTCCTGGGCGAGGGCCCGGTTTCGTGGGTTACATTTAACCACGGAAAAAATCTACCCTTTGCTCTTTGCTTATGCGCTACGGTGTACGCCTTTGGAAATCATTGCTTGCAGCCGCATTATTGGCAGCGCTGGGGGCCCCGGCGGTGCGCGCCCAAACCTGCCCGGCGGCGGCCAGTTGCACCCCGGGCCGGGCCGGCGCGGCGGCCGGCGCAGTCACGGCCTTCAACATGGGCATCCTCAACGTGACGCTGGGCAGCATCAACAATACCACCCTGGGGCAGGCCGACGGCTACAGGGACTATAGCTGCCTCGCGCCCAGCACCACCACAGCTACTACCCTTGCGGTGGGCCAGAACTACACCCTCACGGTGCGCACCAGCCTCAATAATAACGAGACGGTGCTGGCCTGGATTGACTATAATAACGACGGCGCGTTTGACCCCGTGACGGAGGTAATCATGGCCGCCACCCCGGCTACGGGCACGGGTACGGCGGGGGGCCTGCACACGGCCACCTTTGCCGCCCCCGCCACGGCCCGCACCGGGGTGCCGCTGCGCTTGCGCGTGGCCGCCGACTACACCAATAGCCCCGTGCCCACGCCGTGCTCCACGCCCCAGTTCTCGCAGGACGAGGACTACGCCGTGACGCTAACCGCCAGCACCGGGCCGCCGGTGGCGGCCTTCACCACCAACGGCGCCACCACCTGCTCGGGCTGCGTGCAGTTCACCGACGCCAGCCAGAACCTGCCCACGTCGTGGGTGTGGAGCTTCGGCGACGGCACCGCCAGCGCCGCTCAAAACCCCAGCCACTGCTACGCCGCCGCGGGCACCTACCAGGTGCAGCTCACGGTGGCCAACGGCAACGGCAACGCCATCAGCGCGGCCACCGCCATTACCTATAACAGCACCGCGCCCGCCGCCGCCACCTGCGCGCCGGCCACCGCCGCCTACTGCTGCAACTACGGCGTGGTGCGCGTGCGCCTGGGGGCCCTCGACAACGCCTCGGCCGACGGCAGTGCGGGCTACCAGGACTTTAGCTGCACCCAGCGGGCGGCCCTGGTGGTGGGCACGGCCTACCCGCTGCAAGTGACAACGGGCGGCACCCTGCCCCACGACACCCGCGCCTACCTCGATCTGAACAACGACGGCGCCTTTGCCGCCACCGAGCTGGTGGGCCAGGCCCTGAACGCCGCCAACCCCACGTTTTCGCTGAAGCTGCCCGCCACGGCGCCGCTGGGCCAGCCGCTGCGCCTGCGCCTCGTGACGGACTACGCTGGCAGCGACCCACAGCCCTGCAAGGCCCCCACCAACGGCCAGGTGGAGGACTACGCCGTGGTGCCGGCGGCCAACCCCAACCCGCCAGTGGCCGCCTTCGCCTCGACCTACGTGAGCGGGGGCTGCGTGAACCCCGTGCAGTTCACCGACCAAACCACCAACACGCCCACGGCCTGGAGCTGGAATTTTGGCGACGGCACCACCAGCACCCTGCAAAACCCGACGCACCAGTTTGCCGCCGGCACCTACACGGTGGCCCTCACCGCCACTAGCGCCTACGGCACGAGCAGCACCTCGCGGGCGGGCTTCGTCATTAGCGTGCCCTGCCTGAGCTACTGCGCCTCGAACGGCACGGGCTTTGGGGCGGGCACCAGCAGCCCCCTCTGGATTACCAGCGTGAGCGCCGCGCCGGGCGGCTTCAGCAATGCCAGCGGGCTGGAGCCCGGCGGCTACGGCAGCTACGTGGCCAAAACCATTGCGCTGGCCGCGGGCACCACGGCCAGCCTCACGGTGACCGTCAGCAACATCGCCGCGCACCGCACGGTGGCCTGGGCCGACTTCAACCAGGACGGGGTATTTGCGGCCAATGAGCTGCTGTTCAGCACCACCGTGAGCGGCAACACCTGCGTGGGCACCTTCGCGCTGCCCGCCACGGCCCTGCTGGGGCGCACCCGCCTGCGCGTGGAAACCGACCAGACCACCCGGGCGGCCGACCCCTGCGCCGCCGACCTCGCCAACGGCGAAGTGGAGGACTACACCCTGCTCATCCAGCCGGCCACCCCCACGGCCACCGCGGCCACGACCGCTCTGCCCGGCCTCACGGTAGCGCCCAATCCCACCGCCGACGGCCACCTGCGCCTGCACCTGGGCGGCTCCGGGGCCCCCGGCCCCTACGCCGTGGAAGTACAGAACCTGCTGGGGGCCACCCTGCTGACCACCGCCGTGCGCCTGGCCCCGGGCGCCGACGCTGCCCTCGACCTGGGGCCCCTGGCCGCCGGCGTGTACCTGCTGCGCCTGCGCGACCCCCAGGGCCAAGTGGCCGTGCGCCGCGTGGTGCGCGAGTAGGCGGTTGTCAATAATTTAAAACGGTCAGGCTGAGCGCAGCCGAAGCATCTCTCCCGCTGACTAATCACAGTTTACTGCCGCAGTAGAGATGCTTCGGCTGCGCTCAGCATGACGAGCAAAATGGTTTTCTACTGCCATCCAGGCGCTTGACCTGAGCGTCGTCCCCGATTTACTAAACCTTACTTTTTTGAGCTGGCGCGGCCCGGGGGCCCGCCGGGCTGCGCTTTCTTTTTCTGCACGCTGCTTCTGTTTTTTTATATGCTGACAACTCTACTTCGGCGGTTTTGCGGACTGGGGGCCCTGCTGGTCCTGTTGGTGCTGGGCCTGGCCGGGCCGGCGCGTGCCACCCACTTGCTGGGCGGCGAAATGAGCTACCGCTACCTCGACGCCAACGGGCCCGCCGCGGCGCCGTTCCGCTACGAGCTGACGGTGACCATCTACAACAACTCGTTGCCGGGGGCCGCCCAGCCCAACCCCGAGGCTGTTGTGGGCATCTACAACCGCACCACCGGGGCCCAGATTGTGCTGACGACCGTCAATTACGCCCGCATCGTGACGCAGGGCGGCACCCCCGGGCTGATGAGCATTGCCTCCACTTCGCTCTCGCAGGTGCTGCTGCCGCCCACCGCCACGGGCTGCACCGTGACGGGGCCCCAGCAGCCGTTTAGGCTCCAGAAATTCGTGGGCGTGGTGAACCTGCCCTTGTCGTTCGACGGCTACTACGCTGTGTTCACGCGCAGCGCCCGCAACGTGGACGTGACCAACCTGAACACCGGCAACAACAACCGGCCGCTGACGCTGTACACGAGCATGGCCCCGGCCCTGCTGCCCAACCACGCGCCGGTGTTTTCGGACACGGCCGTAGCCGTTGTGTGCCAGAATGATACGACCATCAGCCTCAACAACGCCGTGGACGCCGACGGCGACCGGCTGGTGTACTCGTTTGGCTCGCCTTACGGGCAATTTGCCAGCTCGGGCTCGAACCTGCCCCGGCTGTTTCCACCCCTGCCGCTGGCCATTGGCTACTACGCCGGCTACTCACTGGCCAACCCGTTTGGCACCGGAGCCGGTAATTTTGCGCTGCTGAACGCCAGCACCGGCGTGGCCCGCTACGGGGCCGCCAACCAGGGCAAGTACGTGATAGCCGTGGACGTGGCCGAGTACCGCACCATCAACGGGCGGGAGGTGCTGATTGGCACCACGCGGCGCGACTTGCAGCTGGTGGTGGCGCAGTGCCCGAGCACCCGGGCCCCGGCGCTGGCCCCAGCCGTGGCGCTGCCCCGCGCCTACACCATCGAGGAAGGCCAGGCGCTGAGCATCCCCATCACGGCCACCCAAGTGGCAGGCGACCCCCTGGTGCTCACAGCCAACAGCGCGCTACTCGACGGCGCGGGCGGCTTCAATGCCACCTTCAATGGCAACGCGGGCACGGTGGCGGCGGGCAGCCTCACGGGCACGGCCACGGCCACCGGCAGCGGCACAGTAGTGGGCACGTTCGTGTACAATTCGGCCTGCGGCGAAGCGCGCGCTACGCCCTACGACGTGGCCCTGACCGTGCGCGACGTGGCCTGCGGCGGCAAAACCGCGGCCGACGTGCTGCGCATCACCGTGACGCGGGCCGCGGGCCCCACGGCCATTGCCGGCGACGCCACCGCCTGCGCCCAAACCGCGCACGCCTACACCGCCAACGGCGCTACGGCCACCTACCGCTGGCGGGCCACGGGCGGCACCGTGGTGGGTAGCGCCACGGGCCCCACGGTGCAAGTGCTGTGGGGCAGCGCCGGCACCGGCACGCTGGTGGCCCGGGGCGTGTCGGCCTACGGCTGCCTCACCGACTCGGTGAGCCTGCCGGTGACCATTCTGGCCGCCCCGGCGCTGGCCGTGGCCGGCCCGCTCAGCATCTGCCAGGGCGCGTCTACTACGCTAAGCGTGAGCGGCAGCAGCGCCTACACCCTTACCGGCGGCGGCACCACCCAAACCGGCCCGGGGCCCTTCGTGGTGGCCCCCACCCAAACCACGACCTACACCATTACCGGCGCGGCCAACCCCAGCGGCTGCGCCGGCACCGCCCAGGTAACGGTAACCGTGCTGCCGCTGCCCACCGTGGTGCCGGGCGCGGCGGTGGCCATTTGCTCGGGCGGCACGGCGCAGCTGGGGGCCCCGGCGGTGGCGGGCGTCACCTACAGTTGGAGCCCCGCCACGGGCCTGAGCAACCCGGCCAGCGCCAACCCCACCGTGACGCTGGCCAACGCCACGGCCGGGGCCCTCACCGTCACCTACACCCTCACGGCCACGCTGGCCACCGGCTGCGCGGCCACCGGCACCGTGGCCGTCACCGTCAGCCCCGCGCCAGTGGTGCGCGCGGGCACGGCCGCCACCGTATGCGCGGGCCAAACCGTGACGCTGGGGGCCCCCACCCAGGCCGGCTTCACCTACGCCTGGACGCCGGCCGCGGGCCTGAGCAGCGCCACTGTGGCCCAGCCCGTGTACACGGCCGCCAACTCCACCGGGGCCCCCATCGTGGTAAAATTCCGGGTGACGGGCACCTCGCCCCAGGGCTGCGCCGGGCGCGATTCGGTGCTCATCACCGTGAACCCGCTGCCGCCCCAGCGCACCATCACCGGGCCGGGCTTTATCTGCGATCCGTCGCAGGCCTTCACGGGCACCTACGCGGTGGCGGGCGCCAGCGCCACGTCTACCTACCAGTGGGCAGTGGTAGGCGGCACCATCACCGGCGGGCAGGGCACGGGGCAAGTCACGGTGCTCTTTACTTCGGGGGCCCCCAGCCGCTCGCTGAGCGTGGTGGAAACGTCGGCCTTCGGCTGCACGGGCACGGCAGCTTCCAACCTGAATATTCTGCTCGACCAGCCCACTATCACCCTCACTACGGCCTCGGTGGATGCTACTAGCAACGCCCGCATCATCCTTACCTTCAGCGTGCCCAACGGCACCAACACGCCCAACCAGGTGCAGGTGCTGCGCCGCGTGGCGGGCACCGGCGCCTTCGCCGTGGTGGGCACCGTGGCCCCCACCGCCACCGCCTACACCGATGCCAACGCGGTGGACGCCAGCGCCAATTCCTACGAATACCAGCTCACCGTCGCCAACGGTTGCGGCACGGTGCTAACCACCGCCGTGGCCCAAACCGTGCGCCTGCAAGCCACCGCCACGGCCGGCGCGGGCGGCTACCGCCAGGGCAGCGTGGCCCTGCGCTGGAACCCCTACATAGGTTTTACAGTAAGCGGCTACCGCGTCTACCGCCGCCTCGACGGGGCCCCGGCAACGCTGCTGGCCACCGTGCCGGCCACCACGCTCGCCTACACCCTACCCAACGGGGCCCTGGACACGAGCAGCGACGGCGCGGGCTTCGCCCAGAATTTCCGCGTAGTAGCCTTCAGCGCCGACGCCACGCCGCTGCTCTCGAACTCCAACGAAACCCTGGTGAGCTTCGCCAACCCGCTGGCGTTCTACAACATCATCACCCCGAACGGCGACAATCGCAACGACCGCCTCGTGATTGACAACGTGGCCCTGTACCCCGGCAACTCGCTCGTCATTTTCAACCGCTGGGGCCGCGAGGTGTACGCCACCACCAACTACCAGAACACCTGGGGCGACGCCCCCGACGTGGCCCCGGGCAAGTACTACTACCTCTTCAAGCTAGCCGACGGCAGCACCATCAAGGGCTGGGTAGAAGTGGTGAAGTGATTGTCCGAACCACGGATTTATCGGATGGCGCGGATTCGTCGGATTTTGGGGACGATTGGCTAAAATCCCTTTAGGGCCCCTGGGGCCCTAAAGGGATTTTACAGTCAGTGCACCAGCCCTTGTAAAACGGAGTGGCACTCCGTTGCCAGGCGAACGGTAAACAGATTGTCACTCCGTTTTACAAGGGCCGGTGCGCTACTTATGAAACCGCTGCGAGGTGGCTTTAGCCAATCTTCTCCGAAATCCGACGAATCCGCGCCATCCGATAAATCCGTGGTTCAGACATTCCGGGGACTATTTTTGCATCCCCATTATGAGCAAATTCAAAAATATTCCCGCCGAGCTGCTGCGCAACGTCAAAATTCAGGACATGGTGGCCGAAGGCAAGTGCCTGGTGCGCCTAGAGAACCTGGTGATTTTCGTTAGCCAGGTGGCCCCCGGCGACGTGGTGGACCTGCGCGTGACGAAGGCCAAAAAGAACTTTCTGGAGGCCGTGCCCACGAAGTTCCACCAGTACTCGGAGCTGCGCGTGGAGCCGTTTTGCCAGCACTTTGG
This genomic stretch from Hymenobacter sp. PAMC 26628 harbors:
- a CDS encoding SDR family oxidoreductase, which encodes MSQKTVLITGGTSGIGRACALAFGRAGYAVAVTGRDAARLADTAGALAAAGIAHLAVQADVGDAAAAARAVADTVARFGGLDVLINNAGLSMRAKFADVDVKVLEQLMQTNFFGTVYTTKAALPHLLARKGTVVGISSIAGFRGLPGRTGYSASKFAMNGFLEALRTELLPAGVNVLTAAPGFTASNIRHAALVANGEPQHDTPRDEGQMMSSEEVAAHVLRAVAQRRRTLVLTGQGKLTVFLNKWLPGLMDKLVLANFRKEGGDF
- a CDS encoding GEVED domain-containing protein; amino-acid sequence: MRYGVRLWKSLLAAALLAALGAPAVRAQTCPAAASCTPGRAGAAAGAVTAFNMGILNVTLGSINNTTLGQADGYRDYSCLAPSTTTATTLAVGQNYTLTVRTSLNNNETVLAWIDYNNDGAFDPVTEVIMAATPATGTGTAGGLHTATFAAPATARTGVPLRLRVAADYTNSPVPTPCSTPQFSQDEDYAVTLTASTGPPVAAFTTNGATTCSGCVQFTDASQNLPTSWVWSFGDGTASAAQNPSHCYAAAGTYQVQLTVANGNGNAISAATAITYNSTAPAAATCAPATAAYCCNYGVVRVRLGALDNASADGSAGYQDFSCTQRAALVVGTAYPLQVTTGGTLPHDTRAYLDLNNDGAFAATELVGQALNAANPTFSLKLPATAPLGQPLRLRLVTDYAGSDPQPCKAPTNGQVEDYAVVPAANPNPPVAAFASTYVSGGCVNPVQFTDQTTNTPTAWSWNFGDGTTSTLQNPTHQFAAGTYTVALTATSAYGTSSTSRAGFVISVPCLSYCASNGTGFGAGTSSPLWITSVSAAPGGFSNASGLEPGGYGSYVAKTIALAAGTTASLTVTVSNIAAHRTVAWADFNQDGVFAANELLFSTTVSGNTCVGTFALPATALLGRTRLRVETDQTTRAADPCAADLANGEVEDYTLLIQPATPTATAATTALPGLTVAPNPTADGHLRLHLGGSGAPGPYAVEVQNLLGATLLTTAVRLAPGADAALDLGPLAAGVYLLRLRDPQGQVAVRRVVRE
- a CDS encoding gliding motility-associated C-terminal domain-containing protein, with the translated sequence MLTTLLRRFCGLGALLVLLVLGLAGPARATHLLGGEMSYRYLDANGPAAAPFRYELTVTIYNNSLPGAAQPNPEAVVGIYNRTTGAQIVLTTVNYARIVTQGGTPGLMSIASTSLSQVLLPPTATGCTVTGPQQPFRLQKFVGVVNLPLSFDGYYAVFTRSARNVDVTNLNTGNNNRPLTLYTSMAPALLPNHAPVFSDTAVAVVCQNDTTISLNNAVDADGDRLVYSFGSPYGQFASSGSNLPRLFPPLPLAIGYYAGYSLANPFGTGAGNFALLNASTGVARYGAANQGKYVIAVDVAEYRTINGREVLIGTTRRDLQLVVAQCPSTRAPALAPAVALPRAYTIEEGQALSIPITATQVAGDPLVLTANSALLDGAGGFNATFNGNAGTVAAGSLTGTATATGSGTVVGTFVYNSACGEARATPYDVALTVRDVACGGKTAADVLRITVTRAAGPTAIAGDATACAQTAHAYTANGATATYRWRATGGTVVGSATGPTVQVLWGSAGTGTLVARGVSAYGCLTDSVSLPVTILAAPALAVAGPLSICQGASTTLSVSGSSAYTLTGGGTTQTGPGPFVVAPTQTTTYTITGAANPSGCAGTAQVTVTVLPLPTVVPGAAVAICSGGTAQLGAPAVAGVTYSWSPATGLSNPASANPTVTLANATAGALTVTYTLTATLATGCAATGTVAVTVSPAPVVRAGTAATVCAGQTVTLGAPTQAGFTYAWTPAAGLSSATVAQPVYTAANSTGAPIVVKFRVTGTSPQGCAGRDSVLITVNPLPPQRTITGPGFICDPSQAFTGTYAVAGASATSTYQWAVVGGTITGGQGTGQVTVLFTSGAPSRSLSVVETSAFGCTGTAASNLNILLDQPTITLTTASVDATSNARIILTFSVPNGTNTPNQVQVLRRVAGTGAFAVVGTVAPTATAYTDANAVDASANSYEYQLTVANGCGTVLTTAVAQTVRLQATATAGAGGYRQGSVALRWNPYIGFTVSGYRVYRRLDGAPATLLATVPATTLAYTLPNGALDTSSDGAGFAQNFRVVAFSADATPLLSNSNETLVSFANPLAFYNIITPNGDNRNDRLVIDNVALYPGNSLVIFNRWGREVYATTNYQNTWGDAPDVAPGKYYYLFKLADGSTIKGWVEVVK